The following are from one region of the Hydrogenimonas sp. SS33 genome:
- a CDS encoding endonuclease MutS2 — MTDQLDLTAYLERFEGLLARPKPLSMEGDRALHFRFIKALEALEFKAPPKVPEMQERWMRLAKQGVLGLDEIFDIVKIVRYFLYLKQIAPENVLGAWLAEIVIPAPVLDICEMFDEKGEVRDEVDERLASLKAARQQNREAIRQSLSRLLNSAKLGPYLVDRQIHYVNDEEALLVRGGFNHVLKATVIGRTTGGFFYVIPENVAKLKEKESGIASRLEEVYYEVAKKVSASLREWLKFLRFIDAAFDRFDHYQARMQMARLENLSFVLPQKGDAIVLHDFAHPALAHPKPVSIDFSKPVLMITGVNAGGKTMLLKSVLSAAWLAKYLLPMRCHPQKSRIGSFKQIEAIIEDPQNVKNDISTFAGRMRQFSRLFGENDVLVGVDEIELGTDSDEAASLFKVMIEALVRRRVKIVITTHHKRLAAMMAADPRVELVAAVYDEKSQTPTYTFLQGIIGKSYAFETAERYGVPRNIVAKAREVYGEDKERLNELIERSSTLEKELRQKRAQLEQEIEALAREKTRYRELSDAIESELTAKKRELEAIYAEATRAAREALKAKDERAVHRQLNKAHKITQKAKIEAPKRQEVFAVGDRVKYRKNRGIIVALKAKEATIDVDGIKLRVPLSELKRAGNPPKAPKKKKVEVKLQRENATASVKLDLHGLRSEEAVEKLDKFLSDALLAGFDEVLVYHGIGTGRLARAVREFLKEHPSVKGFSDAPQHMGGFGATVVRL, encoded by the coding sequence TTGACCGACCAACTTGACCTGACCGCCTACCTCGAACGTTTCGAGGGGCTGCTGGCGCGGCCTAAACCGCTCTCGATGGAGGGTGATAGGGCGCTGCATTTTCGCTTTATCAAGGCGCTGGAAGCGCTGGAGTTCAAGGCGCCGCCGAAGGTGCCCGAGATGCAGGAGCGATGGATGCGCCTTGCCAAGCAGGGGGTGTTGGGGCTGGACGAGATTTTCGACATCGTCAAAATCGTCCGCTATTTTCTCTATCTGAAGCAGATCGCCCCCGAGAATGTGCTGGGGGCGTGGCTGGCGGAGATCGTCATTCCGGCGCCGGTGCTTGATATTTGCGAGATGTTCGACGAGAAGGGGGAGGTGCGCGACGAAGTCGACGAGCGGCTGGCCTCTTTAAAAGCGGCGCGGCAGCAGAACCGCGAGGCGATCCGCCAGAGCCTTTCCCGGCTGCTTAACAGCGCAAAACTCGGCCCCTACCTGGTGGATCGGCAGATCCACTACGTCAACGACGAAGAGGCGCTGCTGGTCAGGGGCGGCTTCAACCATGTCCTCAAGGCGACCGTCATCGGCCGCACCACCGGCGGCTTCTTCTATGTCATTCCCGAAAACGTGGCGAAGCTCAAGGAGAAGGAGTCGGGCATCGCCAGCCGGCTGGAGGAGGTCTACTACGAGGTGGCGAAAAAGGTGTCGGCGAGCCTGCGGGAGTGGCTGAAGTTCCTGCGCTTCATCGACGCCGCCTTCGACCGCTTCGACCACTACCAGGCAAGGATGCAGATGGCGCGTCTGGAGAACCTCTCCTTCGTCCTCCCCCAAAAAGGCGACGCCATCGTGCTGCACGACTTCGCCCACCCGGCGCTCGCCCATCCCAAACCCGTCAGCATCGACTTCTCCAAGCCGGTTCTGATGATCACCGGCGTCAACGCCGGGGGAAAGACGATGCTGCTCAAATCGGTGCTCAGCGCCGCGTGGCTCGCCAAATACCTGCTGCCGATGCGCTGCCACCCCCAAAAGAGCCGCATCGGCAGTTTCAAGCAGATCGAGGCGATCATCGAAGACCCGCAGAATGTCAAGAACGACATCTCCACCTTCGCCGGGCGGATGCGCCAGTTCTCCCGCCTTTTTGGCGAAAACGACGTGCTGGTTGGGGTTGACGAGATCGAGCTGGGCACCGACAGCGACGAGGCGGCGAGCCTCTTTAAAGTGATGATCGAGGCGTTGGTACGCCGTCGGGTGAAGATCGTCATCACGACCCACCACAAACGGCTGGCGGCGATGATGGCGGCAGATCCGCGGGTGGAGCTGGTGGCGGCGGTCTACGACGAAAAGAGCCAGACGCCGACCTATACCTTTTTGCAGGGGATCATCGGCAAGAGTTACGCCTTCGAAACCGCCGAGCGTTACGGCGTCCCCCGGAACATCGTCGCCAAAGCCCGGGAGGTCTACGGCGAGGACAAGGAGCGGCTCAACGAACTCATCGAGCGCTCCAGCACCCTGGAGAAGGAGCTGCGGCAGAAGAGGGCGCAACTGGAGCAAGAGATCGAGGCGCTGGCGCGGGAAAAAACGCGCTACCGGGAACTCAGCGACGCCATCGAGAGCGAATTGACGGCCAAGAAACGGGAGCTGGAGGCGATCTACGCCGAAGCGACCAGGGCCGCCAGGGAGGCGCTCAAAGCCAAGGACGAGCGCGCCGTGCACCGGCAGTTGAACAAAGCCCACAAAATCACCCAAAAAGCCAAAATCGAAGCGCCGAAACGCCAGGAGGTTTTCGCCGTCGGAGACAGGGTCAAATACCGCAAAAACCGGGGCATAATCGTCGCGCTCAAGGCCAAGGAGGCGACCATCGACGTGGACGGCATCAAACTGCGGGTTCCCTTAAGCGAGCTCAAGCGCGCCGGCAACCCTCCCAAAGCACCCAAAAAGAAGAAAGTGGAGGTGAAGCTGCAAAGAGAGAACGCCACCGCGTCGGTGAAGCTGGACCTCCACGGCCTGCGCTCCGAAGAAGCGGTCGAGAAGTTGGACAAATTCCTTTCCGACGCTTTGTTGGCGGGTTTTGACGAAGTGCTGGTCTACCACGGCATCGGTACGGGAAGATTGGCGAGGGCGGTTCGGGAGTTTCTGAAAGAGCACCCGAGCGTCAAAGGCTTCTCCGACGCCCCGCAGCACATGGGCGGTTTCGGCGCGACGGTGGTGCGGCTCTGA
- a CDS encoding HepT-like ribonuclease domain-containing protein has translation MSYKSERAKIDFILEMIENIERIEDRHGGVVSALEDFEGKMAILMGLAQIGETLKKLDDTFIEKAELAREKEGAYFTRNYIVHDYEGIDLYIVEDILVNHLPVLKHKLAAFQSGADN, from the coding sequence ATGTCTTATAAAAGCGAGCGGGCGAAAATCGATTTCATCCTGGAGATGATCGAAAATATCGAGCGGATAGAAGATCGCCACGGCGGTGTGGTATCGGCATTGGAAGATTTCGAAGGAAAAATGGCGATACTCATGGGATTGGCGCAGATTGGGGAGACATTGAAAAAGTTGGATGATACATTCATAGAAAAAGCGGAACTTGCGCGTGAAAAGGAGGGCGCCTATTTCACGCGCAACTATATTGTGCACGATTACGAAGGAATCGACCTTTATATCGTCGAAGACATTCTTGTCAATCACCTTCCTGTGCTGAAACACAAACTGGCCGCTTTTCAAAGCGGTGCAGACAACTGA
- a CDS encoding EAL domain-containing protein, whose translation MKIWDKIAGYVGRWRGREKGASEVYESFLREQVVETVCDKVPTTMVFTLFIAAALSYFLWPVVDHTLILIWLSAITGTVAVRIYHAVQHCHYGASKNLEKRYRRFRYEVTVTVLLWAAAALFLYPEGHPLQELILALIIVGMAGGGTVNLAIDRNLSRTYVVLVMSALVIRFLLCGDAIHYILALLSLIYIATFIMSTDILGKILKKGIRQYRELGLLRQRLDQIAEQAPVGIFYFDRDYNVVDCNIALSRFLRIPRENILGSNLLQLKDRRPFANVRKVIEEKRVVHYEGPYVITANGSEIWVSTVFSPLMDYDGNVIGGIAVVQDKSSEHKAQQKAEFLAYHDGLTGLPNRKLLEDRFRLQIAQAAREGYYSAILFLDLDRFKHINDTYGHGIGDELLVITAKRLRTLLRQGDTVCRLGGDEFIIFLPMLSKDRTESLEHTFHICRKIHDAMSEPIEIEGKKLYITTSIGAVIVKGDSQPLDEILRKADIAMYNAKRKGQGNTSFYEEEMDKRLRRIIWLEHQLRHAIDRDQLRLEFQPIVEMERERIYGAEALLRWRLDDGTTVSPAEFIPVAEESKLIHQIGHWVIEEVCRHIRKWEEEGKLNFYYVSVNLSSKQFRHQNFFDEVMLLVKRYGIDPRMLKFEITESVLMEESEKAREIISGFNRVGIGFMIDDFGTGYSSLSYLKRFDFETIKIDRSFIRDILTDEDDVALVRAIVDIAKQFGYTIVAEGVETREQVEKLRQIEPSILCQGFFFSPPVPEEEFLKIVSE comes from the coding sequence ATGAAGATATGGGATAAGATAGCGGGATATGTCGGCCGATGGAGGGGAAGAGAGAAAGGAGCTTCCGAAGTCTATGAATCCTTTCTTCGGGAACAGGTCGTCGAAACCGTATGCGACAAAGTACCGACGACGATGGTGTTCACCCTCTTCATCGCTGCTGCTCTCTCCTATTTTTTGTGGCCCGTCGTCGATCATACGCTGATTTTAATCTGGCTTTCTGCCATTACCGGAACCGTGGCGGTACGGATATACCATGCGGTACAGCATTGTCATTACGGCGCATCCAAAAACCTGGAAAAGCGGTACCGCCGATTCCGCTATGAAGTGACGGTGACGGTTCTGTTGTGGGCGGCTGCCGCTCTCTTCCTCTACCCGGAGGGGCATCCCCTCCAGGAGCTGATCCTGGCACTGATCATTGTGGGGATGGCCGGCGGCGGAACCGTCAATCTGGCCATCGACAGGAACCTGTCACGTACCTACGTGGTTTTGGTCATGTCGGCGCTTGTCATCCGCTTTTTGCTGTGCGGGGATGCGATCCATTACATCCTGGCCCTTCTTTCTCTCATCTACATCGCCACGTTTATCATGAGCACCGACATTCTGGGAAAGATTCTGAAAAAGGGGATCCGGCAGTATCGGGAACTCGGACTTCTCCGTCAGCGCCTCGACCAGATAGCGGAGCAGGCTCCGGTGGGGATCTTCTATTTCGACAGGGACTATAATGTAGTCGACTGCAATATCGCGCTTTCCCGTTTCTTGCGGATTCCGAGAGAAAACATTCTCGGAAGCAATTTGCTGCAGCTCAAAGACCGCAGGCCTTTTGCCAACGTCCGGAAAGTGATCGAAGAGAAACGGGTCGTACATTACGAGGGCCCCTATGTCATCACCGCAAACGGTTCGGAGATATGGGTCTCCACGGTCTTTTCTCCGCTGATGGACTACGACGGCAACGTCATCGGCGGGATTGCGGTGGTCCAGGACAAGTCGTCGGAACACAAAGCACAGCAGAAAGCCGAATTTCTCGCCTACCATGACGGTTTGACCGGGCTGCCCAACCGGAAACTTCTTGAAGACAGATTTCGGCTTCAGATCGCCCAGGCGGCCCGCGAAGGGTACTACTCCGCCATTCTCTTTCTCGACCTGGACCGTTTCAAACATATCAACGACACCTACGGCCACGGGATCGGGGACGAACTTCTGGTGATTACGGCAAAAAGGCTCCGTACCCTGCTGCGGCAGGGCGATACAGTCTGCCGGCTGGGGGGCGACGAATTCATCATCTTTCTGCCGATGCTCTCCAAAGACCGGACGGAAAGCCTGGAACATACTTTTCACATCTGCCGAAAGATTCACGATGCCATGTCCGAACCGATCGAAATTGAAGGGAAAAAGCTCTATATCACCACCAGTATCGGTGCGGTGATCGTCAAAGGCGACAGCCAGCCGCTGGACGAAATTCTGCGAAAAGCGGATATCGCCATGTACAACGCCAAGCGGAAAGGGCAGGGGAACACCTCCTTCTATGAAGAGGAGATGGACAAGCGGCTCAGACGTATCATCTGGCTGGAGCATCAGCTGCGCCATGCCATCGACAGGGATCAGCTTCGTCTGGAGTTTCAGCCCATTGTCGAAATGGAGAGGGAAAGGATTTACGGAGCCGAAGCGCTGTTGCGCTGGCGGCTTGATGACGGGACCACGGTTTCGCCGGCGGAATTTATTCCCGTGGCGGAAGAGTCGAAGCTCATACATCAAATCGGGCACTGGGTTATCGAAGAGGTATGCCGGCATATCAGGAAATGGGAAGAGGAGGGCAAACTGAATTTCTATTATGTCAGTGTCAACCTCAGTTCCAAACAGTTCCGACATCAGAATTTTTTCGATGAGGTAATGCTGCTGGTAAAGCGGTACGGGATCGATCCGAGAATGTTGAAATTCGAAATCACCGAAAGTGTCTTGATGGAAGAGAGTGAAAAAGCCAGAGAGATCATTTCCGGATTCAACCGGGTGGGGATCGGCTTCATGATCGACGATTTCGGCACGGGATACTCCTCACTCTCTTATCTGAAGCGATTTGATTTTGAAACGATCAAAATCGACCGGTCCTTTATTCGGGACATTCTGACGGACGAAGATGATGTAGCGCTTGTCCGGGCCATTGTCGATATTGCCAAACAGTTCGGATATACCATCGTGGCCGAAGGGGTCGAAACAAGAGAACAGGTGGAGAAGCTTCGTCAGATCGAACCGTCGATACTCTGCCAGGGATTCTTTTTCAGTCCGCCGGTACCGGAAGAGGAGTTTTTGAAAATCGTTTCGGAGTAG